The nucleotide sequence GATGCTACTGCATTAAATCCAAAAGCTGTTCCTAACTTTGTAATAGCCCAAACTGGTCCTTCTGACCAAAGTCCTAATCCACCAGATAGGAATTTGAAAGCTCCACCCATTCCTAAACCTTTCAATACAGTTTTAAATCCTTCTCCACCTTTGTTGGCATTTACTAAGATCTCATAAGCTGCTACTGATTCAGGGAACATTAATACTCCATGTTCCTCTACGATTAAGTACTCTCTAAATGGAATAACAAATAAAGTTCCGATTAATCCACCTAATATAGTTATGATAGCTATAGAAACCATGCTTAAGTCATGTCCCCATATAATAATAGCCGGTAATGTAAAGATAATTCCACCTGCGATAGATTCTCCTACTGCTGCTACTGAAGCCACTAAGTTAGCTTCTAATATAGAATCCTTTCTAAATACTGCTTTTAATATTCCTGTTCCTAATATTGAAGCTGGAATTGCTGCTGCAATTGTTAATCCAGTCTTTAATCCTAAATATACATTTGATGCTGCAAATATTACTGCGAATAAGATTCCTAATCCTATAGAAACTGCTGTAGTCTCAGACATCGCTGTATCCATAGATACAAAAGGTTTAAATTGATGTTTTTTCTCGTTCATTTCTTTCCTCCTTAAATTTCAATAAAGTTAATTTTCACTATATTGTACAATAATGATAACCTTCTTTCGGTTTTAAGTCAAGAACCTATATTTTGACACGAAAGTTCGTTTATCTATGACATAAACTGCACTTTGTTTTATTTAAAAATACAAAAAATTCCTAAATTTCTTAAATTAAGTTTAAAATAGTAATGTTTTACTTAAGAAAATAATCACTTAAATAACTTTTATTACAGAAAAATGAAATAAAACTCCTTATCAGGCGGATAACTCCCTGTGAAACAGACTATACGATTTTAATTATTCACCTAACTATATTTTTTTCTCTTCTTTCGAATATTCTTAATTTTCCATAAATTCCTTTAATTTTTTTATGAAATTAAATTTAATTTATGGAAATATATGGTCTTTGTATGAAAATTCCTCTTTCAATAAACAACTGCTATAATTTACCCCTCAAAAATAATATAGAATTTGCCATTAAAAAAAATTTCAAAGCAAGGAAATAGATAAAATTTAAAGGAAATGATATAATTTCTATACAATAAATTAATTAAAAAATAGTTATATACACAATATTCAAACTATATTAAAGGAAGTGATATATGTATTACGAAGATATGATCTTTACCAAAGAAGATATCGATCTGTTGGTTTTTGAAAATAGTGAATTTTTAAACTGTGTTTTTAAAGAAATAACTTTTAATAAAATAAGTTTTAATGGAACTATACTGGAAAATTGTACCTTTAAATCCTGCCAGTTAACTTCTTCTACCTTCCGAGATGCCAAATTTATAGATCTTAATTTTGAAAATTCCGAACTTATCAGTATCAACTTAAGCCACATCAATAAATTTATAGTTGAAGTCTCATTTACTGATTCCTATTTAAAATATTGCGATCTCAGTAAATTAGATCTGAATAAAGCAAATTTTTTAAATTCAACTCTAAAAGAGTGTCTATTTTTTGAAACTAATCTGAGTCAGGCTTCTTTCAACAACTCCAATTTAAAGAATTCATCCTTTGACAGGTGCAACTTAGAAAGGGCTGACTTTAAAGATGCTACCAATTATAGGATCAATCCTATGACAAATCGTATTAAAGGAGCCAAATTTTCCCTCCCTGACCTAATCGGATTAGTCAGAGATTTCGATATTAAGATAGTGTAAGAGGTAACGTTTTTAAGATAATAAAAATAGGAGAGTCCAACGGACTCTCCTATTTTTATTATCTAATTTTATAATGTCATTAATAGTTTCGCTAACATAAGAGCTGTTACCGTTCCTATTGCCGATCCAAATATTCCCATCATAAGCCCTGCTGGAATTAATGCTTCATCATATGTTCCTGCTAATATTGGAGCTGATACAGATCCACCTACGTTAGCTTGAGAAGCTATACCACAGATATAAAGATCTAACTTGAATACTTTTGCTAATACTAATAATACCACTAAATGGAATAATAATACTAATACTCCTGCTACTATATAGATAGCTGCTTGACCCATATCAATAGTAGAGAAGTCTGTTGCTGTTGCTATTAATCCTACTACTACATATAAAAGTACACTACCTACATGGTCAGTTCCTTTGATTCTCTTTAACGGTGTCATACTTCCTAAGATACCAAAGATTGTAGCTAAGATTACTACCCATCCAGATCCACTAAAGAATCCTCTAAGACCAGATAAGAAGTTCGCATCAGTTAATCCACCTGGGTTAACTACTTGTTTTCCAAGAACTAATACTATTCCTGCTACTCCAAGACCTAATCCTAATGTTAACATAAAGTCCATAAATTCATAGTCTCTCTTGTCTTCATTTTTAGCTGCTGTAGCATGAATATGACTTATGATTTTATCTACTTCATCACTGTTTGCACCAGAAAATTTATTAAACTTCTCTCTCATTGGAGCCAAACTGATAAGTAATACTAACCAGAATGATGCACAGATATTATCCATTAAGAATGCATATGTCAGTGCTTGCGAACCATCTTTTACTCCTAATCCTGCTTGAGCAGCGGCCATGTTTGTTGACCCTCCAACCCATGAAGAAGATAAGATTGAGAATGTTTGCCATGCATCTGTATCAAATCTTGATTTTAATGCAACGAATACAATTATAAATCCAATTATGATACTAGCTGTTACTGCTAAAAATGAACCCATTAATTTTGGTCCTAATTTAAATACATCTCTAATATCATTTTTTAATAGTAATAAAAATAACATCATTGGTAATAAAAAATATTTTAATTGCCCGATAAAGCTCGATAATTGTGGTGTTAATTCCCAAATGTGCATTGTTGCACCTATCATTCCACCAAAATAAATAAATGTTAATCCCGGTATAACCTTGAATAATTTTAACTTTAATGTTTTTTCACAATACAATACTGCCGTTATGAATAATATCAATAACGAAAAATAACTAAATACACTTGTTATCATTTGAATATCCTCCTATTTTTAACTGTTTTTAACTGTTTTTTAACGTCTCTTCACCTGTACACAAACTGTACAAAAAACGAAGAATACGTTTTGTTTCCAATATATTTTAGCACAATTTTATAAGAATTCAAAGTTTTTTGTAATTCTCTTAAATAAAAAAAGCAAAAGTATCATTTTTTAACTACTTTTTATAACGTATGTAGTTATCAACGAATACAGTTTTCTTAGAAAATAATTAAAGGTTTTCTCAAAAAAACTAATTTTTTTTATACTTTTTTTACTAATAATCAAAAAAAAATAAAAACTATATTTCTTTTTTTGAAAAAATATTATATAATCTATGAGATGACTCTGTAGCTCAGATGGATAGAGCGGCTCCCTCCTAAGGAGTAGGCCATGCGTTCGAATCGCGTCAGGGTCACCATTCTTAATAAAATTAAAAAGAAGATGAAATTTAAGAATTTCACCTTCTTTTTTTATTTTTATCTATTAAATATATTCAATACATCGTTAAATGTTATCAGAATAATAAGTCCAAATAATATGATCATTCCCACCATATGAAACTTTTCCTCAAACCTCTTATTGACCTTTATACCTATCACTTCTAAAAGGACAAATATTATCCTTCCACCATCTAGAGCAGGAAATGGAAGTAGATTAAAGAACCCTATGTTTATTGAGAGTAATGCCGTTAACCAAAATAAGATTCCAACCCCACCTTGACTGGCATCTCCTACAATCTTAACTATACCAACAGGCCCAGATATTTCCTTAGCACTTACCTGCCCTGTGACAAGCTGCTTAAATCCTTTTAAGATCATTGTAAATAAGTTTTTATAAGCAGTCCCGGATTCGGATACAGCATCTATAAATCCATATTTTTCGATACTATATTCTGGTAATATACCGATATAATAATCATTTCTTTGCTCATCAAAAGTAAGTTCAACTTCTTTTTTTATGATCTCTCCATCTCTTTTTATAAGAAATTCCATACTGCTGCTTTCTATCTCACCGTTTACACGACTTATATCTTCCCATCTGTCTATCCTATTTCCATCTATCTCCAGGATCTCATCCCCTGTTTTTAAATTTCCAAAGGACTTAGAAGTTTCTACCATATTTCCAATTACAGGTTTTTCATTTTGAACTGCCTTTCCGTTATAAAGTAAACTTCCAAAGACTATAATGTAAGCCAATATAAAGTTCATCACTACACCTGCAACCAAAACTACAAATCTTTGAAATGGAGATTTAGTGTTGAATCCGTCCTTTACTACAGATTCTACCTCCATCCCCTTGATATTTACAAATCCTCCAATAGGTATAGCTCTCAGACAATATCTCGTATGCAGTCCTTCGTGGGAAAATAAAACAGGTCCCATTCCCAGAGAAAACTCCTCCACCGGCATCTTAAAATATTTAGCCGTCAGAAAATGCCCCAATTCATGAACCATTATTATAATTCCAAGTATAAGTATCGTTATTATTATATTCATCTAGACAACTCCTCACAAACTCTCAAAACTTCATTGCCAATCTCATCTATAGTTTTTAATTCTCCGCCTTTTACACACATTATTTCCTTCCACGAATATTTATTTGCTATATAGCAAGCATTGTCGTGGGATTTCTGCATATATTCACGGTCATTTTCATGAATATCTTTCTTATCTTCCCCTGTAATCTTATTTTTTCTCTTTTCCATCAATTTATACGCCATCTCAGTAGGCATATTTAAAAATACTACCATATCTGGTTTTGGTATTCCCATCTTTTCATATTCCAACTCAGCCAGCCACTCTAAATATCCATCTTTTTCCACCTTGTCATCCATCTTTGATGCCTGATGAACCATATTGGAAGTTGTGTATCTGTCTGAGATGATTATTCCTCCATCGTTGTAGAACTCCTCCCAAGTAGTTTTAAAAGATGCATATCTATCCACTGCAAACATAGTAGATACAGCATAGGTATTCACCTCTCCTACATTCTCTCCGAATTCACCATTTAAATACATCTTTACAGGTGCTGATGATGGACTTTCATAATTTGGAAAGGTAACTTTCATAACCTTCTTTCCCATTTTTTTATATTTTTCATACAATAATTCTGCTTGAGTCTGTTTCCCGCTAGAATCAGTTCCTTCTATTACTATTAATTTTCCCATTTTTACTCTCCTATAATCAATCTATTTTTTTCTAAGATAGGTCTCAATTCCTCTAGATAAATTTCTCCCATCTTTTTATACCCTGTTTCATCGGGATGGATATTGTCGTACATATGTTTGTTCCATACGCCTTTCCATATATCTTCTATAAGATACACCCCTTCTTTATCTTCTAACTCTTCAAAAATTTTATCAAATTCATTTTTAGAACCATTTTTTAAGATATTAAAAATTAACTGATTACCATAAAATTTTACTACATAAACTCTTATATTTCTTTTTAGGAGTTCATCTACAATATAGTTTAAGTTCCTTTTTGTTTCAGACGTGTCTAATCCTTGAATCAGATCATTTGCTCCTAATTCCACTATAACCACATCTGGATTATAATCTAAAACATCAGTTTCAAACCTTTGTAGTGCAGACACTGTCGTATCCCCGTTTATCCCCTTGTTGATCACCTTTAATTCGAGTTTAGACTGTAAATAATCCGGGTAACTTCCCCCTGTAGGAGCCCCATACCCAGCAGTTAAACTATCCCCATAACATATCAAAATACTTTCTTTAGTCAAATTTTTATCTCCTAAATCCTTATTAAAAAAATTATAACCCATATGGATGAAAACCACCACTACTAAAGTTATTATAACCTTATTCATGAGCTTTCCCCCTAATGATTATCTTTACTATTTCAGATTTACTCCAGGTTCTATAGGCAAAAAATCCTGTTCCTACTCCAGAAGATACTATTACTGCCATATTTTTTATTTTTTTATATCCGTAGACAACCTTGTATTTGAGCATATACCCTAAATTTACAGGGAAAAACTGCCCTCCATGGGTATGGCCGGAAAGTTGTAATGCTATATTTTCACTGAGTGCTTCCTCAAGTTTTGGCCGGTGATCCACTACAACCTTTGGATAAGTGGTATTATAAATTTCATTTATTTTTTTTCTCGAATGATTGGTCTCATCATCTCTAAAAATAAATTCTAATTTTTTTATTACAACCGATTCATCCCTCAAAATTTTGATTCCACATCTGCCTAAATACTCTATATTTTTATCCAAATAACCTGTATACTCATGATTTCCTAAAATCCCATAAACTCCGTATTCAGTTTTTATCTTTCTTAATATCTTATCAAATCCTCTATCTTCTAAATATTCCATATGGGATTCTATGGTATCTCCTCCGACCAATACACAATCAGGAGATAACCTATTCACTTTTTCAACTATTTCTTCCACATAACTTATAGGCCTTAATTCGCTTAGGTGAATATCCGATAAAAACACCAGGTTTAATTCAGTGTCATAGTCAGATAGTTCCACCGTATATTCCTTTATATTTATTTTAATATAATTTTGGTACCCTCTCCACATCAATAAAATATAGAATATAAGGCTGAACAAAAGAAATATAGGTGTCCTAATTACCCTTTCCCATCCTAAAACCTCTAAACCAATGGCTAAAATAGTTATAAAACATAGCGTTTTATATAAAAATAAATAGTTAGCTACAACGATCTTTAATTTTTTCCTTAAGTTTTCACTCTTTATCTCGGTGACATTTATTAAAAATAAAAAAGAACCTAGAAAAAATAACCCTCCTGCCAAGTAAGTACCTGACAATAAATATAATAGATATATAACAAAGGGCATAGGCAGATAATATACAATTAACTTCAACATATTCCTCCCCTGTTTCGATCTATAAAGTTTTCAATTTGATTTTTCCTATTGATAAGTTTTTATTATTCTTGTAGCTTCTTCTCTTGCCCAGGCATCAGCTTTTATAACCGCTTCCAAGGTATCTACTGAATGTACCTCATGATTATCCATAGTATTTTTTATAACTTTATAGATCTCTAAAAATTTAATATTCCCATTTATAAATTGATCTACAGCTATCTCATTGGCTGCATTGTAGACCGCCGGCATGGATTTTCCTGTCCTTCCTGCAAAATACGCATACTCTACACCTTTAAATACATCGTTATCTACCTCATCAAAAGTAAGATTAGAGAGTGTTTTAAAATTTAAACTTTCTAAAACCTTGTTAGATGCTCTATCTGGATAGGTAAAAGCATATTGGATAGGTACCTTCATATCCGGTACTCCCAGTTGAGCTATTACAGACATATCGTTAAATTCTACCATTGAATGAATTATACTCTGTGGGTGTACCAATACCTCTATATCATCATAAGAAACATTAAAAAGCTGGTGTGCTTCTATAACTTCTAATCCTTTATTACAGAGGGTAGATGAATCTATGGTTATCTTTCTACCCATAGACCAATTTGGATGTTTCAGAGCATCTTCTACCCTTACATCCTTTAGTTCTTCCAGTGTTTTCCCTCTGAACGTTCCACCACTAGCTGTGATAATTATCTTATTTACCTCCTCTTTTTTACCACCTAAAAGAGATTGGTAGATAGCTGAATGTTCACTGTCTACAGGAATTATTTCTGCATTATACTCCTTTAACATATTATTTATCAAATCTCCTGCTGCCACCATAGTTTCCTTATTAGCAAGAGCTATTCTTTTTTCTTTTTTAATAGATTCTATAGTTGCTTCGATTCCTACTGCTCCACTTACTGCTGTAAGAACTATATCCGCTTCATCTAAAGCTCCTAATTTTTTAAGTCCTTCATTCCCTAAATATACCTCTAAATCAGGATATTTTTTGGTTATCTCTTCATATCCATCTTGTGTTCCAATAGATACATAGCTTGGTTTAAACTCATCTATCTGTTCTATCAATAATTTATGGTTATAGTGGGCACTCATTGCAACCACATTAAATTCCGATTTTTTATTCCTAATTACTTCCAGTGCATTTGTTCCAATACTTCCTGTACTTCCTAATATTGTTATATTTTTAATCTTAATCAACCCCTTAGTTTATCACTCATCCTAACGGACACCGTTTTTTCTCAACCATTCATTTTAGCTTTAATATCTCCTATGAGATTCATATTCATAAAGAATGAAAGTTTATTACTATATTATACAAAAAAAAAGGAGCTTTCGCTCTCTTTTTTTATTATCTAAGAAATTATAAAATTTATGTAATAAATAAAATATTATAAAAACTTAAATTATGCTTGTTTGGATGCAACGTCACGAAGATATAGTAGAATTTTAGTGTCAAGAGATTGACATTAGAATTTTGCTATTTTTTTTATAAATTTATAGCAGAAAATTTTTAAAGGTTTGGAAAATAGTAATTTCCCACCTTTTTTTTAAAACCTCGATAGAGGTTTTAGGCTTTCCTTGTCACAACGTATTAATTCAGAGAAAGTCTTATTTATCAATAAAAAAGGGTGATTTAATGTCAGGGGTTACTGTTATTACTGGAAAAATTAAAAAAACAGGTGATGTATTTCAATATTCAAATTATGATACTGGAGTAGTTACAGGTGATAAAAAGTATGACTACAAGTGTGAAAATGGGAAATATTGGAAAAAAAAGCATATTATGGGATCTCTTCCAATCTATGAAGAAGTCAAAGTAGGTCGTGGAGAAAAAAAAGACCTATCACAATTACAAAAAGGAGAGCTATATTCATATTTAAATAATAAATCAATTAACATAAGAAGAAAAATTGCAGAATTTAAAGATTTATACCTATGTAATGTTTTAAAATATCAAGATCATAAAGGACAGATCTGTTTACCTAAGATGATAACTATCACCTTTAAAAATGATATTAAAGATTATGAAGTGGCAGTTTTAGAAATGGATAAAACTATTAAAAGGATTCAATATTTTGTCCAGACAAGATTTGATAAAAATTTCAAATTAAGAGCTGTAGGAGTAAGAGAAGTTCACAAAGAGAAAAGAGAGGGATATCATTTTCATTTTATAGCCTTTAATCTTCCATATATTGACAGAGATAAATTTAAAAAATTTGGTGAAAAAGAATCTACTAATAGTGGCAGAGTTGAAATATCAGTATTAAAGCAATTTAAAAAGAAATATATTGATTATAGTAGTGATGGAATAGAAGAAAAAATAAGTTTTGTTGAAAATCCAGTCTCATATCTGTCTAAGGCACTAACTTATTTATCTAAGGAATTAGATGATCTATATAAAATAGATTACTCAATGGATCTTAGAGAAGATAAAGAGCTAATGGCAAAATTAAAAAATGAACTTAACAGAAAAACACTATTCAAAGTTGGGAAATTAATTAAACCTGAAGTTATTAATTTGTATTCAAATGAAGAATTTGAACATGAATTAAACAAGGCATTTGATAACTATAAATTTAAAGATCATTTTAGTTTCAATACTGAATTTCTCGGATGGATAGATTTATATAAATTTGTAGACCATAGGGGTAAAAGCGATCTAGTGGATAGTGTCCTAGATACTTTAGGCTTTAGTTATGAATACATAGAAGAAAATGAAAATATAGATAAATTAAAACATTATAAAATAAATAAATTTTTTATAAATTATAAAGAAAATAAATTAATGTATATTGATAATAGTAATTTCATAGAAATAGATAAAAATCTATTTAATCATATTTTAGATATCAATGATTTAAGTAATGAAATAAAACAATTTATAATAAAAAATAAGGGGGAATAAAAAAATGGATATGTTACTAAGAAATGCAACAGTTCAGGAGCTAAAAGTCAGTGAATGGGAGGGAAAAGAATATTATTCAATTTTATTAAATGGTGGGCTTGTATCTCCAAAAGTAAAATTAACTCATGAGCAATTCAAAAAGTTAAAAAAAGATGGTGTAGGTCATAACTCAGTATTAAACATAGAATTTGATGTTCAATATTCAGATAAAACAAAATGTGTTCACAACGGTAATAAATTAGTATCTTATGAAATCGTATAATGAATATTTCTATCTTTGGGATAATAGAATTAAAACCTTATAAATTAGGATTTGAAACCATTAAAACTGTAAGACTTATAGTTGATTCAGAAAGATTTTACATTTTAAAAGGATTAAAAACTGATTTAGGATCTATTCCTAAACCTTTAAGGATAATTTTTCCTAGATATGGACTTGAAACTACTGGCTATGTAATACATGACTATGGTTATAGAGTGCAGCCAAAAAATACAAATCGTAAATTTTGGGATAATGTCCTTTTACAGATCTTAAAAGACCAGGGCATAAAATACTATAAAAGATATTCTATCTATTGGGGGCTTAGATCATTTGGTTGGGTCGCATGGAATAAAAATAAAAAACAACTGGGGAGGTGACTTGTTTGGATGATTTTGAAAAAGAATTTTTAAAAAAATATAAAGATGATCATCCTCCAGTATTTGAAATGACTATGTTTTTAATGGGAAAAATGAACAAATTTAATAGAGATTTAAAAATATTGATTTATATATTAATATCTTTCCTTTTTCCTGTGTATTTAGTAGTCTTTCAGTTTATATTAAAAAAATAGAAAAAGGGGTGATTAGATGGGATTGTTATTTGATAGTAGCCTATATAGTGGTGAACTCTTAGCAAAAGATATTTTTTATTATCTAAGTAAATTTAGAACTGATAGAAAATTTTCAAAATTAAGTTTTAAAAAAGGTATTACAGGAAAATTTGAGCCATTACAGGTTAATGGTATTACTGCATATTTCAATGATTTGATAATGATTGTTAAAGTAAGCGGTTCGGATAATGGGAAAGATATAGAAGAGTACATGACTTATGATGAGTATCTAATTTATAAAGATCTTGGTAGACCAATTGATTATTTGTCTGTTGAATTTGATGATATATTTATAGGATTTAAATCAATATCATCAGTAGATACAGAAGAATTAAATAGTTATACTTATGAAACTGTTTTATTAAATCTAGGAAATGGTAGATATTGTATAAGATTAAAATCTTTATTTGATGAAATAAAAAAAGGAAATGTAAGTTTTGATGGAGGAAATGACTTTAGTACTAATCTATCTGTCTTACAAAGAAATGGATATAATGAAAATTATTTAGAATTTGCTTTTATGGTAGGTGATTCAAAATTTTCAAGTGGATATCCTATTGATATGTTGAATTTTATTAAACCAAAAATAAATAATCCATTTTTATATCCTACTTATTTTGGTGATAATAAAGAAATTAATGTTGAAAGTTCAGGTGGGGGAAGTGGTGGTGGATCTCCATTTAGTCCAATTCAAGCAGAGTTGATAAGTAAAGCATTATGTAAAATCTTGTTAACTGTTGATCCTTTTGAGAGAGATGAAAGAGTCTTAGAGGGTGCAGGAATAAACAATTCAGGAAGACGACCAAGACCACCACAATAATAAATACAATGGGGGATTAAGTTCCCCCTTAAAATGAGGTTGATTTTATGGTTTCTGTTTCAAAAATAATAGAAAATTCAAGAATTGCACAAGATCATACATATTTTAGGCATGATAAACACTTTAGGAAAGTTTTTTTTATGGATATGCAAAAAGTTAATACAATAAGTGAATTAAGAGGAATAACAAGTTTCTATTCATTTGCTCGTTATATTAAACCTGTAATGTCTTATTTATTCCCTTATTCTGACAGTTTTACAATGGTTTCTTCTTATGGACAAACTGAATATTCAGATGTAAAGCCTAATCCTGTTGATGATGATGACAATGGTGATGTTTTATATGGTAATTATTATTTATTTTTTAACCATTATATTGAAGTGATCGCACCAAATGAAGAAAAGTATTTGTTTGTATTCACTACTATGGGTGCTTTAACTAGATATAATTCAGAAGAGTATTCCGCACTTACTCAGGAATATATAAACTTTTTTAAGAGGTCATGGAAAGGTTATAGAATTTCAAAAAATGATTTTAATTATTTTTTAAGAGGTTATTCTGATTTTAGTTATATGAAAAAATACTTATATTTTAGATTTTATTTAAACTCTTTTACTGAGGATGGGGCAATGTATGATTATTGGTTTAAACGTCTATTTAAATTTAATTACCCAGTATTAAAAGTTCACTATAATTCAAAGGATTATTTATCAAATATAAAAAGTGATTTTTTTAAAGAAGATAGTCCAGAGTTAAAAGAAAAAGAAAATCTTCAACTTTTGTATGAAGAACTAAAATCAAAATACTTAGATAAACTAGAGAAAAAGAAAAGATTAAATCTTGATTTTGATTATGAAGTAAAAGAATATTTTAATGGTTCAGATAGTAAACTTGGCATAATTATTAAAGAAAAAGGCTTTATTGTAGATGAAATCTTTATAACTCTTGATGGTATCGGGAAAAACATTTCAAAGAATTTTGATAAATTAGATTTTGAAATTATGTTTAATGAAATTTATATAAAAAATTAGTTAAAAGGGGGATAGAATGGGATTTTTAGGTTTATTTCTTGTAACATCATTTTCACATTTACTTCTATTTTATTCTATAAATTATTACTTT is from Psychrilyobacter atlanticus DSM 19335 and encodes:
- a CDS encoding DUF1353 domain-containing protein, with the protein product MNISIFGIIELKPYKLGFETIKTVRLIVDSERFYILKGLKTDLGSIPKPLRIIFPRYGLETTGYVIHDYGYRVQPKNTNRKFWDNVLLQILKDQGIKYYKRYSIYWGLRSFGWVAWNKNKKQLGR
- a CDS encoding GDSL-type esterase/lipase family protein, whose translation is MNKVIITLVVVVFIHMGYNFFNKDLGDKNLTKESILICYGDSLTAGYGAPTGGSYPDYLQSKLELKVINKGINGDTTVSALQRFETDVLDYNPDVVIVELGANDLIQGLDTSETKRNLNYIVDELLKRNIRVYVVKFYGNQLIFNILKNGSKNEFDKIFEELEDKEGVYLIEDIWKGVWNKHMYDNIHPDETGYKKMGEIYLEELRPILEKNRLIIGE
- a CDS encoding DUF819 domain-containing protein translates to MITSVFSYFSLLILFITAVLYCEKTLKLKLFKVIPGLTFIYFGGMIGATMHIWELTPQLSSFIGQLKYFLLPMMLFLLLLKNDIRDVFKLGPKLMGSFLAVTASIIIGFIIVFVALKSRFDTDAWQTFSILSSSWVGGSTNMAAAQAGLGVKDGSQALTYAFLMDNICASFWLVLLISLAPMREKFNKFSGANSDEVDKIISHIHATAAKNEDKRDYEFMDFMLTLGLGLGVAGIVLVLGKQVVNPGGLTDANFLSGLRGFFSGSGWVVILATIFGILGSMTPLKRIKGTDHVGSVLLYVVVGLIATATDFSTIDMGQAAIYIVAGVLVLLFHLVVLLVLAKVFKLDLYICGIASQANVGGSVSAPILAGTYDEALIPAGLMMGIFGSAIGTVTALMLAKLLMTL
- a CDS encoding rolling circle replication-associated protein → MSGVTVITGKIKKTGDVFQYSNYDTGVVTGDKKYDYKCENGKYWKKKHIMGSLPIYEEVKVGRGEKKDLSQLQKGELYSYLNNKSINIRRKIAEFKDLYLCNVLKYQDHKGQICLPKMITITFKNDIKDYEVAVLEMDKTIKRIQYFVQTRFDKNFKLRAVGVREVHKEKREGYHFHFIAFNLPYIDRDKFKKFGEKESTNSGRVEISVLKQFKKKYIDYSSDGIEEKISFVENPVSYLSKALTYLSKELDDLYKIDYSMDLREDKELMAKLKNELNRKTLFKVGKLIKPEVINLYSNEEFEHELNKAFDNYKFKDHFSFNTEFLGWIDLYKFVDHRGKSDLVDSVLDTLGFSYEYIEENENIDKLKHYKINKFFINYKENKLMYIDNSNFIEIDKNLFNHILDINDLSNEIKQFIIKNKGE
- a CDS encoding dTMP kinase — protein: MGKLIVIEGTDSSGKQTQAELLYEKYKKMGKKVMKVTFPNYESPSSAPVKMYLNGEFGENVGEVNTYAVSTMFAVDRYASFKTTWEEFYNDGGIIISDRYTTSNMVHQASKMDDKVEKDGYLEWLAELEYEKMGIPKPDMVVFLNMPTEMAYKLMEKRKNKITGEDKKDIHENDREYMQKSHDNACYIANKYSWKEIMCVKGGELKTIDEIGNEVLRVCEELSR
- the rseP gene encoding RIP metalloprotease RseP codes for the protein MNIIITILILGIIIMVHELGHFLTAKYFKMPVEEFSLGMGPVLFSHEGLHTRYCLRAIPIGGFVNIKGMEVESVVKDGFNTKSPFQRFVVLVAGVVMNFILAYIIVFGSLLYNGKAVQNEKPVIGNMVETSKSFGNLKTGDEILEIDGNRIDRWEDISRVNGEIESSSMEFLIKRDGEIIKKEVELTFDEQRNDYYIGILPEYSIEKYGFIDAVSESGTAYKNLFTMILKGFKQLVTGQVSAKEISGPVGIVKIVGDASQGGVGILFWLTALLSINIGFFNLLPFPALDGGRIIFVLLEVIGIKVNKRFEEKFHMVGMIILFGLIILITFNDVLNIFNR
- a CDS encoding metallophosphoesterase, coding for MKLIVYYLPMPFVIYLLYLLSGTYLAGGLFFLGSFLFLINVTEIKSENLRKKLKIVVANYLFLYKTLCFITILAIGLEVLGWERVIRTPIFLLFSLIFYILLMWRGYQNYIKINIKEYTVELSDYDTELNLVFLSDIHLSELRPISYVEEIVEKVNRLSPDCVLVGGDTIESHMEYLEDRGFDKILRKIKTEYGVYGILGNHEYTGYLDKNIEYLGRCGIKILRDESVVIKKLEFIFRDDETNHSRKKINEIYNTTYPKVVVDHRPKLEEALSENIALQLSGHTHGGQFFPVNLGYMLKYKVVYGYKKIKNMAVIVSSGVGTGFFAYRTWSKSEIVKIIIRGKAHE
- a CDS encoding 1-deoxy-D-xylulose-5-phosphate reductoisomerase — translated: MIKIKNITILGSTGSIGTNALEVIRNKKSEFNVVAMSAHYNHKLLIEQIDEFKPSYVSIGTQDGYEEITKKYPDLEVYLGNEGLKKLGALDEADIVLTAVSGAVGIEATIESIKKEKRIALANKETMVAAGDLINNMLKEYNAEIIPVDSEHSAIYQSLLGGKKEEVNKIIITASGGTFRGKTLEELKDVRVEDALKHPNWSMGRKITIDSSTLCNKGLEVIEAHQLFNVSYDDIEVLVHPQSIIHSMVEFNDMSVIAQLGVPDMKVPIQYAFTYPDRASNKVLESLNFKTLSNLTFDEVDNDVFKGVEYAYFAGRTGKSMPAVYNAANEIAVDQFINGNIKFLEIYKVIKNTMDNHEVHSVDTLEAVIKADAWAREEATRIIKTYQ
- a CDS encoding pentapeptide repeat-containing protein, whose translation is MYYEDMIFTKEDIDLLVFENSEFLNCVFKEITFNKISFNGTILENCTFKSCQLTSSTFRDAKFIDLNFENSELISINLSHINKFIVEVSFTDSYLKYCDLSKLDLNKANFLNSTLKECLFFETNLSQASFNNSNLKNSSFDRCNLERADFKDATNYRINPMTNRIKGAKFSLPDLIGLVRDFDIKIV